A genome region from Candidatus Binataceae bacterium includes the following:
- a CDS encoding transposase: MKRARFSEEQIIGVLKEAEAGAKVSE; the protein is encoded by the coding sequence ATGAAGCGAGCGCGGTTTAGCGAGGAGCAGATCATCGGCGTTTTGAAGGAGGCGGAGGCCGGGGCCAAGGTCAGCGAA
- a CDS encoding ferredoxin, which yields MRIVVDLNRCQGYAQCVPLAPDVLQLNGEEALMYNPNPDDSQRLRVLRATTSCPVQAIIVDQLDDGEPQKP from the coding sequence ATGCGAATTGTGGTTGACCTGAATCGCTGCCAAGGATATGCGCAATGCGTTCCTCTTGCACCGGACGTGCTCCAACTCAACGGCGAAGAGGCGCTAATGTACAATCCCAATCCGGATGATTCACAGCGCCTGCGCGTCCTGCGAGCCACGACCTCTTGTCCAGTGCAGGCCATTATCGTGGATCAGTTGGATGATGGCGAGCCACAAAAGCCATGA
- a CDS encoding vanadium-dependent haloperoxidase, translating to MLPKDPATVSTLGFGPKEASSPSASKQEGLSRRSFIGRVGMVSVAAGVLGAAGGALAEPADATSSAAASTNLSPSISNPRVRESFALRVATATQESQIPVPPHTTNGDEQRYSDKSASYSKGLLQDDIGVVNPAAWLSFKKALNSGKNSDFEAMIIGGTRTQNGPQGAYAFDLCGSDSAQFGNAPSPGDPAGLPVVPPFDQISSSAYGTQLIEMYWASMLRDVAFTDYIANSTAAAAAAELGAQTDYRGPRDGSGNVTPNLLFRGNFPGETVGPYMSQLMITPTALGQLSIDQLLTTYLPGIDYMTDTTTFFKVQNGIDTGLRNQPDSVLRYLHDGRGLAAYTHIDVLYQEYLIALLVLGTLNTPVNPGNPYVGSRTQNSFCTFGGPDVAAALGTVATRALQRVWWQKWLVHLIHRPEAGGGVVQQILSGNQSKIEAHLASNILNSRAVAQSFSQHGTYLLSQAFPEGSPTHPSYPTGHGTVGGACITMLKFFFDESYVIPNPLVPSSDGLSLVAYTGSDAGAITIGGELNKLARNVSFGHGVHAGIHWRKDTDWSLTLGEAVAISYLRDMAPTYHEKFSITFTKLDGNPVTITNE from the coding sequence ATGTTACCTAAAGACCCCGCGACCGTATCGACCTTAGGATTCGGGCCGAAGGAAGCTTCTTCGCCTTCGGCTTCGAAGCAAGAGGGCCTTAGCCGCCGCAGCTTTATCGGGCGGGTGGGGATGGTCTCCGTCGCGGCCGGAGTGCTCGGTGCGGCTGGTGGTGCGCTCGCCGAACCCGCCGACGCGACCAGCTCCGCGGCGGCGAGTACGAACCTATCCCCAAGCATCTCTAATCCACGGGTCCGCGAGTCCTTCGCGTTGCGCGTCGCAACCGCGACTCAGGAATCCCAAATTCCGGTTCCTCCGCATACCACGAATGGCGACGAACAACGCTACTCCGACAAGTCCGCGAGCTACAGCAAGGGCCTCCTGCAGGACGATATCGGCGTGGTCAATCCGGCCGCCTGGCTGTCTTTCAAGAAAGCGCTGAACAGCGGCAAAAACAGCGACTTCGAAGCCATGATCATCGGCGGCACGCGCACGCAGAACGGCCCGCAGGGCGCCTATGCCTTCGATCTCTGCGGCAGCGATTCCGCGCAGTTCGGCAACGCGCCCTCACCCGGCGATCCGGCCGGGCTGCCGGTGGTTCCGCCGTTTGACCAGATTTCGAGTTCGGCCTACGGCACGCAGTTGATCGAGATGTACTGGGCTTCGATGCTGCGGGATGTCGCTTTCACCGACTACATCGCGAACTCGACGGCGGCTGCGGCTGCGGCGGAGCTGGGCGCCCAAACTGACTACCGCGGGCCGCGCGACGGCAGCGGGAACGTTACTCCCAATCTTCTGTTCCGCGGTAATTTCCCGGGCGAAACCGTCGGACCCTACATGTCGCAATTGATGATCACGCCGACGGCTCTGGGCCAGTTGTCGATTGATCAGTTACTGACGACGTATCTGCCGGGCATCGACTACATGACCGACACGACGACGTTCTTCAAAGTACAGAATGGCATCGACACCGGACTGCGTAATCAACCTGACTCGGTCCTGCGCTATCTGCACGATGGGCGGGGCCTGGCGGCCTATACTCACATCGACGTTCTGTATCAGGAGTACCTGATCGCTTTGCTGGTTCTGGGGACTTTGAATACACCGGTGAACCCCGGTAACCCCTATGTAGGATCACGGACACAGAACAGCTTCTGTACTTTCGGCGGACCGGATGTCGCGGCGGCGCTAGGCACGGTCGCGACGCGTGCGCTGCAGCGCGTCTGGTGGCAGAAGTGGCTGGTGCATCTGATCCATCGACCGGAGGCGGGCGGCGGCGTGGTGCAGCAGATTCTGAGCGGCAACCAGAGTAAAATCGAGGCTCATCTGGCGAGTAATATTCTGAACTCGCGAGCGGTGGCGCAGAGCTTCAGCCAACACGGGACCTATCTGCTGTCACAGGCCTTTCCGGAAGGTTCGCCAACCCATCCGTCCTACCCCACCGGCCACGGCACCGTCGGCGGCGCTTGCATCACGATGCTGAAGTTCTTCTTCGACGAGAGCTATGTCATTCCGAATCCGCTCGTCCCCTCGAGCGATGGACTCTCGCTCGTTGCCTATACCGGCTCAGATGCGGGAGCGATCACAATTGGCGGCGAATTAAACAAACTCGCGCGCAACGTCAGCTTCGGTCACGGCGTGCACGCCGGCATCCACTGGCGTAAGGATACCGACTGGTCGCTGACGCTGGGCGAAGCGGTGGCCATCAGCTATCTCAGGGATATGGCGCCGACCTATCATGAGAAGTTCAGCATCACCTTCACCAAGCTCGACGGCAACCCGGTGACGATCACGAACGAATAA
- a CDS encoding PLP-dependent transferase yields the protein MPTLSYRVRPETAVLTSGFDPELSVGSARPPVYRSSTYVFSSPEAAERAFAIVLGKIAPAPEEGQELIYARLNHPNAQITEDHLVPLERGATAAALFNSGMAAIFTVLTGFLERGGSLLYTQPLYGGTQHLIHQLIEPLGFIAIPVPAGDSASLAATITGHDDLRLVLIETPANPTLIMTDLKQAAEAIARHKNHPLLAVDNTLLGPTFQHPLLHGADLVIYSATKFLGGFSDLLAGAVLAADGKLVQHLRGVRALLGNILQADECWILDSRLSTVALRMNRQSKNAQRIAEQLATHPRVKRVIYPSLFTNPEQLRIRDAQTDYPGSLLSLEIEGGKAGAFDFLRRLQIGRNAVSLGGVETLACHPLTTTHSELTPHELKAAGITESLVRISVGIEHWRDLLNDFMRALEVREP from the coding sequence ATGCCGACGCTATCTTATCGAGTGCGGCCCGAGACCGCGGTTCTGACCAGTGGCTTCGATCCCGAGTTATCGGTCGGCTCGGCCCGACCACCGGTTTATCGGAGTTCGACCTATGTATTCTCGAGCCCGGAGGCGGCCGAACGGGCGTTCGCGATTGTGCTGGGGAAGATCGCGCCTGCGCCGGAAGAGGGCCAGGAACTGATCTACGCGCGGCTCAACCATCCGAACGCGCAAATTACCGAGGATCACCTGGTGCCGTTAGAACGCGGTGCAACGGCGGCGGCGCTGTTCAATAGCGGGATGGCCGCCATTTTCACGGTCCTGACCGGCTTCCTCGAGCGCGGCGGCTCATTACTGTATACGCAGCCATTATACGGCGGGACGCAGCATCTTATTCACCAGCTCATCGAGCCGTTGGGCTTTATCGCCATTCCGGTGCCGGCCGGCGATTCGGCAAGCCTGGCGGCCACGATTACCGGGCACGACGATCTGCGCCTCGTGCTGATCGAAACGCCGGCCAACCCCACGCTGATCATGACCGATCTCAAACAGGCTGCCGAGGCGATCGCGCGTCACAAGAACCATCCCCTGCTCGCGGTAGACAACACTCTGCTCGGCCCAACCTTTCAGCACCCTCTGCTTCATGGCGCCGATCTCGTCATCTATTCGGCGACCAAATTCCTCGGCGGGTTCAGCGATTTGCTGGCCGGTGCAGTGCTCGCCGCGGATGGCAAGCTAGTCCAGCATCTGCGCGGCGTGCGCGCGCTGCTGGGCAACATCCTGCAAGCGGACGAGTGTTGGATTCTGGATTCGCGACTCTCGACGGTTGCCCTGCGCATGAATCGTCAGAGCAAAAATGCGCAGCGCATCGCCGAGCAACTCGCTACCCATCCGCGCGTCAAGCGGGTGATTTATCCCTCGCTCTTCACCAATCCGGAACAGCTTCGCATTCGGGACGCGCAGACCGATTATCCGGGCTCCCTGCTCTCGCTTGAGATAGAAGGCGGCAAGGCCGGCGCCTTCGATTTCCTGCGCCGCTTACAGATCGGCAGGAACGCAGTCAGTCTCGGCGGCGTCGAGACCCTCGCCTGTCATCCGCTGACGACGACGCACAGTGAGCTCACGCCGCATGAGCTGAAAGCGGCAGGAATTACCGAATCGCTAGTGCGCATCTCGGTTGGTATCGAACACTGGCGCGATCTGCTCAATGACTTCATGCGGGCGCTTGAGGTGCGTGAGCCCTGA
- a CDS encoding amidohydrolase family protein: protein MPEFDLVVKNGMIVDGTRAPRFRDDIAIKDGRIAKIGRVQPHEAAKVLDASGLIVAPGFIDLHTHYDAQIFWDPYLSISSWHGITSVVIGNCGFGFAPVHKQDHERAMLTMVRTEAIPLASMQAAMKFDWESYPQFMDALDRQPKGVNLLPNVPMNPLLGYVMGIDESKTGRMPTAQEHATMRRLLNEAMDAGANGWSAQRLKPDGPSSVQRDFDGSPMNTDIMHDETCFEMAKVLGERGEGFQELTLVSWDPKQDAKHFEELAELSGRPIMYQAVATQDRYPHRHRNTLKWLERCRQKGLRIYGQGVTTDAGLSFTFEDWNLFDDSDAWRECTTGTVAERQQKLGDPRKREALKSQMPRESLITSYFDQIIITDCVKAENKNLEGLTLRKAAAQTGKHPVDVMLDLAVSEGLKTEFFAPAVNQDMDLMKDLVDTSNIAFGVSDGGAHTKFLTAGRYPTEGIVKFCREKGWLSLEEIHWRLSALPAFCGGFKDRGFLREGAPADVVVYDFDKLNVKPIEILHDLPGNEWRRVQKSEGYQWMIVNGQVTFEGDQCTGATPGKLLRHGVGA, encoded by the coding sequence ATGCCAGAATTCGACTTAGTGGTGAAGAACGGGATGATCGTGGACGGGACACGGGCGCCGCGGTTCCGCGATGACATCGCAATCAAGGACGGGCGCATCGCCAAGATTGGGCGGGTGCAGCCGCACGAGGCGGCCAAGGTGCTCGACGCCAGCGGGCTGATCGTAGCGCCGGGCTTTATCGACTTGCACACGCATTACGACGCGCAGATTTTCTGGGATCCGTATCTGTCAATTTCGAGCTGGCACGGCATCACCTCGGTGGTGATCGGCAACTGCGGCTTCGGCTTCGCGCCAGTGCACAAGCAGGATCACGAGCGCGCGATGCTGACGATGGTGCGGACCGAGGCGATTCCGCTGGCGTCGATGCAGGCGGCGATGAAGTTTGACTGGGAGAGCTATCCGCAGTTCATGGACGCGCTCGATCGGCAACCCAAGGGCGTCAATCTGCTGCCGAATGTGCCGATGAATCCGCTGCTCGGCTACGTCATGGGCATTGACGAGTCGAAGACCGGGCGGATGCCGACCGCGCAGGAGCACGCGACGATGCGGCGGCTGCTCAACGAGGCGATGGACGCCGGGGCCAACGGCTGGTCGGCGCAGCGTTTGAAGCCGGACGGGCCGTCGTCGGTGCAGCGCGATTTCGACGGTTCGCCGATGAACACCGACATCATGCACGACGAGACCTGCTTCGAGATGGCGAAGGTGCTGGGCGAGCGCGGCGAAGGCTTCCAGGAGCTGACGCTGGTGAGCTGGGATCCTAAGCAGGATGCGAAGCACTTCGAGGAGCTGGCGGAGCTGAGCGGGCGGCCGATCATGTACCAGGCGGTGGCGACGCAGGACCGCTATCCGCATCGTCATCGGAACACGTTGAAGTGGCTGGAGCGCTGCCGTCAGAAGGGCTTGCGGATTTACGGCCAGGGCGTGACCACGGACGCCGGCCTGAGCTTCACTTTCGAGGACTGGAATCTGTTTGACGATTCGGACGCGTGGCGCGAGTGCACAACCGGCACGGTGGCGGAGCGGCAGCAGAAGCTCGGCGATCCGCGCAAGCGCGAGGCGCTCAAGAGCCAGATGCCACGCGAGAGCCTGATCACGAGCTACTTTGATCAGATCATCATCACGGATTGCGTCAAGGCGGAGAACAAGAATCTCGAGGGGCTGACGCTGCGCAAGGCGGCGGCGCAGACCGGCAAGCATCCGGTGGATGTGATGCTGGACTTGGCGGTGTCGGAGGGGCTCAAGACCGAGTTCTTTGCGCCGGCGGTCAATCAGGACATGGATTTGATGAAGGACCTGGTGGACACGTCGAATATCGCCTTCGGGGTTTCCGACGGCGGGGCGCACACCAAGTTCCTAACTGCGGGACGTTATCCGACCGAAGGTATTGTGAAGTTCTGCCGCGAGAAGGGCTGGCTGTCGCTGGAAGAGATCCACTGGCGGCTGAGCGCGCTGCCGGCCTTCTGCGGCGGCTTCAAGGATCGCGGTTTCCTGCGCGAGGGCGCGCCGGCCGATGTCGTGGTCTACGACTTCGACAAGCTCAACGTGAAGCCGATCGAGATCCTTCACGACCTACCAGGCAACGAGTGGCGGCGCGTGCAGAAATCCGAAGGCTACCAGTGGATGATCGTCAACGGGCAGGTGACCTTCGAGGGTGATCAGTGCACGGGGGCGACGCCGGGCAAGCTGCTGCGCCACGGCGTCGGGGCCTGA
- a CDS encoding TetR/AcrR family transcriptional regulator — translation MRKPGSRGPETLRNLRAAAIELLAERSYEGMNLRLLASKLRLQAGSLYNYIESKPQLLFWLMKDSTEKLLHEFDDTIAGIAEPAQQMRKFVAFHVGYHIVNRKEATVLMTEMRSLTPRNYRAVKQLQRLYTDKVHAIVERGVAAGEFIVEDSRVTTFVLLQMLTSVARWYDPRGRLSVDELVGVYTDLAFAMLRARRSDSAAPRVTGVTANRAKVQVNGDPITHSFDLGGHLLQISITPPPKTRHSTNGAAKPSNRPSVRG, via the coding sequence ATGCGGAAACCCGGCTCACGAGGTCCAGAGACGCTACGTAATCTGCGCGCCGCGGCGATCGAACTGCTCGCTGAGCGCAGCTACGAGGGCATGAATCTGCGTCTCCTGGCAAGCAAGCTGCGCCTGCAAGCGGGCTCGCTCTACAACTACATCGAGAGCAAACCGCAGCTCCTTTTCTGGTTGATGAAAGATAGCACCGAGAAGTTGCTGCACGAGTTCGACGACACCATCGCCGGCATCGCGGAGCCCGCGCAGCAGATGCGCAAATTCGTCGCGTTCCACGTCGGTTACCATATCGTCAACCGCAAAGAGGCCACCGTTCTGATGACGGAGATGCGCAGCCTGACCCCCAGAAATTATCGCGCGGTTAAACAATTGCAGCGCCTCTACACCGATAAGGTCCACGCGATCGTCGAACGTGGCGTGGCGGCCGGTGAGTTCATCGTCGAGGACTCGCGCGTCACGACCTTTGTACTACTGCAGATGCTGACCTCGGTGGCGCGCTGGTACGATCCGCGCGGGCGACTTAGCGTCGATGAGTTGGTGGGGGTCTATACCGATTTGGCCTTTGCCATGCTGCGCGCCCGACGATCGGATAGCGCCGCGCCGCGCGTGACTGGCGTCACGGCCAACCGCGCGAAAGTCCAGGTCAATGGCGACCCGATTACTCACTCCTTCGATCTTGGCGGCCACTTGCTCCAGATTTCGATAACGCCGCCGCCCAAGACCAGACACTCCACCAACGGCGCCGCGAAACCGTCCAATCGCCCGTCTGTCCGGGGGTGA
- a CDS encoding septal ring lytic transglycosylase RlpA family protein, protein MALGTGCANQNALPQPTVPVVAPPPAPSPPISTGSNITHPAIVQSKTVKASYQGAATAGHVTSSGEPYDPNALTAASRTLPIGSTVKVTNPSTGRAVKVRINDRGPFVHGRSLDLSKHAAEKIGLTHKGVARVKVTPLNSHTKTAESQTSSSSETPVADKNTAGTSQDPAAEQ, encoded by the coding sequence GTGGCGCTCGGCACGGGGTGCGCGAATCAAAATGCATTGCCGCAACCGACGGTGCCTGTCGTGGCGCCGCCGCCGGCGCCCTCGCCACCGATAAGCACCGGCAGCAACATCACACACCCCGCGATCGTACAATCGAAAACTGTAAAGGCCTCCTATCAGGGCGCCGCCACTGCCGGGCATGTGACCTCCAGCGGCGAGCCATACGACCCCAACGCTCTGACGGCGGCATCGCGTACTTTGCCGATTGGTTCAACGGTTAAAGTAACTAATCCCAGTACCGGCCGAGCGGTTAAAGTGCGCATCAATGACCGCGGACCCTTTGTTCACGGCCGAAGTTTGGACCTTTCTAAGCACGCCGCCGAGAAGATCGGCCTTACTCACAAGGGCGTAGCTCGAGTCAAAGTGACGCCTTTGAATTCACATACAAAAACCGCTGAGTCTCAAACGTCGTCTTCAAGCGAAACGCCGGTGGCGGACAAAAACACCGCGGGTACATCACAAGACCCCGCCGCCGAACAGTAA
- a CDS encoding DUF748 domain-containing protein has translation MAYLLHIKRRTTGLRRRDSQTKAQTSQNFRQDKPYNMSSSSLATRPYHKHPILLVLSSSFALLVAAVCITSYFLDDIVRARTEAAMNRTLKGYRVTLARAHLQLLDGTLSLRGLTIVQLAHPSPPVADADLLRFRIDWRQLLARRVVADILLSQPRLHINRQQLAAETHGKVPLKQEGWQDVLEQVYPLKINRFTIVDGDMVYIQDPASPPLHLAKVNFTSDNIRNIQSPNDIYPSKLQATLVVFDTGRATIDGNANFLEKPFPGGRVRFAIKNAPLSAFAPEIRAANVTLDGGHLSSSGEIEYSPAVTNAEVDIATIDGVKVDYVHKTATQQAETRRIKEVGKEIHKQNNRPKVHIDVRELDVRHSSFAFTDETKNPHYRLVLDDANLAVRNLSNHEQQGPANLLLQGKFMDTGATKVVGDFLARPEGPAFTISIAIVGTSLQSMNNLLRAYGRFDVAAGQLSVYSQVTVDNQEITGYVKPMFANIEVYNYKKDKNTGVLHQAKELAIGGAAHLLKSRETQQVATEVNLKGRLDGPNLSTWQAIVEVLRNAFIQAILPGFDHSVQGRIPAPSK, from the coding sequence ATGGCATATCTTCTGCACATCAAACGCAGAACCACCGGGCTTCGTCGCAGAGACTCCCAGACTAAAGCGCAAACCTCTCAGAACTTTCGGCAAGACAAACCGTATAATATGTCCTCTTCGTCATTAGCGACTCGGCCCTACCACAAACATCCGATCCTTCTGGTGTTAAGCAGTTCATTCGCATTGCTTGTAGCAGCGGTCTGCATAACGTCCTATTTCCTCGATGACATCGTACGCGCCAGGACCGAAGCGGCGATGAACCGGACGCTCAAAGGTTATCGCGTAACCCTGGCGCGCGCCCACCTCCAGTTGCTCGACGGCACCCTTAGCCTGCGCGGACTAACAATAGTACAGCTGGCGCATCCGAGTCCGCCGGTTGCCGACGCTGACCTGCTGCGCTTCCGCATCGATTGGCGGCAACTCCTGGCGCGGCGCGTGGTTGCCGACATCCTCCTGTCCCAGCCCCGGCTGCACATCAACCGGCAGCAGTTGGCCGCTGAGACCCACGGCAAGGTCCCCTTAAAACAAGAGGGATGGCAAGACGTTCTCGAGCAGGTATATCCGCTCAAGATAAATCGTTTCACCATCGTCGACGGCGACATGGTTTATATCCAAGACCCTGCAAGTCCGCCCCTGCACTTGGCGAAAGTCAACTTTACGAGCGACAATATCCGCAACATCCAGTCACCCAACGACATCTATCCATCCAAACTGCAAGCGACTCTCGTCGTCTTCGACACTGGCAGAGCGACCATTGACGGCAATGCTAATTTTCTTGAGAAACCATTTCCGGGCGGACGCGTACGTTTCGCTATAAAAAATGCGCCGCTGAGTGCATTTGCTCCCGAGATTCGCGCAGCTAATGTCACGCTGGACGGAGGCCACCTATCAAGCAGCGGCGAAATCGAATATTCACCCGCCGTTACCAACGCTGAGGTCGATATCGCGACCATCGACGGCGTCAAGGTTGACTATGTTCACAAGACAGCGACTCAGCAGGCCGAGACTCGGCGGATAAAAGAAGTGGGCAAAGAGATTCACAAACAGAACAACCGGCCAAAAGTACACATTGACGTGCGTGAATTAGATGTACGGCATAGCAGCTTTGCGTTTACGGATGAAACCAAGAATCCGCACTATCGGCTTGTTCTCGATGATGCCAACCTGGCCGTGAGGAACTTATCGAACCACGAGCAGCAGGGTCCGGCGAATTTGCTCCTTCAAGGAAAATTCATGGACACCGGCGCGACCAAGGTAGTTGGAGATTTTCTCGCTCGCCCGGAAGGTCCTGCCTTTACGATAAGCATTGCGATTGTCGGGACCAGCCTGCAATCAATGAATAATCTGTTACGCGCTTATGGACGCTTCGACGTGGCCGCGGGGCAGTTGTCGGTGTATTCTCAAGTAACCGTTGACAACCAGGAGATCACTGGATATGTCAAGCCAATGTTCGCGAACATCGAAGTGTACAACTATAAAAAGGACAAAAACACTGGCGTTTTGCATCAGGCTAAAGAACTGGCGATTGGCGGTGCGGCGCATCTTCTGAAGAGCCGGGAGACTCAGCAGGTTGCGACCGAGGTTAATCTCAAGGGCCGGCTGGACGGCCCGAATTTGAGCACTTGGCAGGCGATTGTGGAGGTTCTTCGGAATGCCTTCATTCAAGCAATTCTGCCCGGCTTTGATCATTCCGTTCAGGGCAGAATACCAGCTCCCAGTAAGTAA
- a CDS encoding ferritin-like domain-containing protein → MNEFKIDLKALKERARKHMEQGAVTESYKGNREAVVNVLNEALATELVCVLRYKRHYYAASGIDSDAVKAEFLQHATEEQQHVDWIATRIVQLNGAPNFNPEGLASRSHSEYAEGTTLVSMIKEDLFAERIAIESYSEIARWLGDADPTSRKLIEEILKAEEEHAEDLKSLLEKQ, encoded by the coding sequence ATGAATGAGTTCAAAATCGACCTGAAAGCTCTCAAAGAACGCGCTCGCAAGCATATGGAACAGGGGGCAGTCACGGAGAGCTATAAGGGCAACCGCGAGGCCGTGGTCAATGTACTCAATGAAGCCTTGGCGACTGAGTTGGTCTGCGTTCTGCGCTACAAGCGCCATTACTATGCCGCTTCCGGGATCGACTCAGACGCGGTTAAAGCCGAGTTCCTGCAGCATGCAACAGAGGAGCAACAACATGTGGACTGGATTGCCACTCGTATAGTCCAGCTCAATGGCGCTCCGAATTTCAATCCCGAGGGCTTGGCCTCGAGAAGTCACTCGGAATACGCGGAAGGCACCACTCTCGTCTCGATGATCAAGGAAGATCTGTTTGCCGAACGGATCGCGATCGAATCGTATTCCGAGATCGCACGCTGGCTCGGGGACGCGGACCCGACTTCGCGCAAACTGATCGAGGAGATTCTTAAGGCTGAAGAGGAACACGCCGAAGACCTCAAGAGTCTGCTCGAAAAGCAATAG